Proteins from one Gibbsiella quercinecans genomic window:
- a CDS encoding TadE/TadG family type IV pilus assembly protein: protein MRNLLFRFVVRPLRKEYGAITVMFAIMFPLLIMFYSVAYDGARFQSSRARLADGLNQGVLAVAMVDNRNATSADETANITLLHSYLSYYLPDATISKNDLKITVAMNYSTSGKVESVDYTGSGKASVQPIIGAQREVGFDSSLDLRADSSAGVVRRTIEEVEYPTDYALVLDFSGSMLSASAEPGLTRIALLRKVVTEFMDEILSDESSNTVGIIPFTSGVSVILPGENIAGGNNFGCSHVGKLKSEYAGVDLNFWYNKKLYYYSSSLPAQTSQYYQLDQSLYNYYKNVVSPATGYSMDDMVNKSWCVKNPRYGESYGRALYSCDADSRANLFDNYTEFLETRSAAQKLMYYAYYYLTMFNTVTMDFDGLLADGFMFSDKAVTTYNYMVNLIAERPFYYDCYSTFGSITAATASNTLKSKTAKPASYLIELTNDRSIIDEFNDMQVTGGATYVTSGLLRALPVIAKGVNQRKVIIVISDGLDSDNGTLAKKLFDDYSLCDKIKEGLLRYPEGTPTEQADMFFIFTVNSSASTTALNLWSNYCVGKENVYLATNYQDMINVLTGIAKNSSVKFINKNEQE from the coding sequence ATGGCGCGCGTTTTCAAAGTAGCCGCGCCAGACTGGCGGATGGCCTTAATCAAGGGGTTCTGGCGGTCGCCATGGTGGATAACCGCAACGCGACCAGTGCGGACGAAACCGCGAATATTACCCTGCTGCATAGTTATCTTTCATATTATTTGCCGGATGCGACGATCTCTAAAAACGATCTGAAGATTACGGTGGCAATGAATTACAGCACGTCTGGCAAGGTTGAGTCCGTGGACTATACGGGCAGCGGCAAGGCCAGCGTTCAGCCCATCATCGGTGCCCAGAGAGAGGTGGGCTTCGATTCATCGCTTGACCTCCGGGCCGACAGTAGTGCGGGCGTGGTCAGAAGAACCATTGAGGAAGTCGAATACCCTACAGACTATGCATTAGTGCTGGATTTTTCGGGATCAATGTTAAGTGCTTCTGCGGAACCCGGCCTGACAAGAATTGCACTGTTGCGTAAAGTGGTGACTGAATTCATGGACGAAATACTGTCAGATGAGTCATCTAATACGGTAGGTATTATTCCCTTTACTTCCGGCGTATCTGTTATTCTTCCCGGAGAGAATATTGCTGGGGGGAATAATTTTGGCTGCTCCCATGTAGGTAAACTGAAATCGGAATACGCAGGAGTGGATTTGAACTTCTGGTATAATAAAAAATTATACTACTACAGTTCGTCATTGCCAGCTCAAACGTCGCAATATTACCAACTCGATCAATCCTTATACAATTATTATAAAAATGTAGTTTCTCCAGCAACGGGATATAGTATGGATGACATGGTTAATAAAAGCTGGTGTGTTAAAAATCCCCGATACGGCGAGTCATATGGCCGGGCCCTGTATAGTTGTGATGCCGACTCGCGCGCAAACCTGTTTGATAATTATACCGAATTTTTAGAAACTCGCTCGGCGGCACAAAAATTAATGTATTATGCTTATTACTACCTCACAATGTTCAATACCGTTACAATGGATTTTGACGGCTTACTGGCGGACGGTTTTATGTTTTCAGATAAGGCGGTGACAACCTATAATTATATGGTCAACCTTATTGCTGAACGACCATTTTATTATGATTGTTATTCGACATTTGGCAGCATCACTGCTGCAACGGCAAGCAACACCTTGAAAAGTAAAACGGCTAAACCTGCCTCTTATCTTATCGAGTTAACAAATGATCGCAGTATTATTGACGAATTTAACGACATGCAGGTAACTGGTGGCGCAACCTACGTAACCTCGGGCCTACTGCGTGCACTTCCTGTAATAGCCAAAGGTGTTAATCAGCGAAAGGTAATTATCGTAATATCAGATGGCCTTGACTCAGATAATGGAACCCTGGCGAAAAAGCTATTTGATGACTATTCGTTATGCGACAAAATAAAAGAGGGATTGCTGCGCTACCCTGAAGGAACGCCCACAGAACAGGCCGATATGTTCTTTATTTTTACGGTGAATAGTTCAGCATCTACCACCGCCCTTAATCTGTGGTCAAATTACTGCGTGGGCAAGGAGAATGTTTATCTGGCGACCAACTATCAGGATATGATTAATGTCCTGACGGGTATTGCCAAAAATTCTTCCGTCAAGTTTATCAATAAAAATGAGCAGGAATAG
- a CDS encoding lytic transglycosylase domain-containing protein — MIDFAFLANQCAPDVAPQTLERLIKVESSFNPYAIGVVGGRLARQPRHKEEAIATALYLELAGWNFSMGLGQVNRYNLDKYGLTYETVFDPCHNARAAAGIFNECLQRASGKFAGQQAQLAAFSCYYSGNFRRGFVPEGQAQTSYVERIMAVKPTLPTNTATAITVIPNGKTRPAVKPPSAEENKQTQSGAKISQLGNTTTMGVKTLRGD; from the coding sequence GTGATCGATTTCGCTTTTCTGGCTAATCAGTGTGCGCCTGATGTTGCACCACAGACACTGGAACGATTAATAAAAGTGGAATCATCGTTTAACCCCTATGCTATTGGCGTCGTGGGCGGCCGCCTGGCGCGCCAGCCCAGGCATAAAGAAGAAGCCATCGCCACCGCGTTATATCTGGAGCTGGCTGGCTGGAACTTTTCGATGGGGCTGGGCCAGGTTAACCGCTATAACCTGGACAAATACGGGCTGACCTATGAAACGGTCTTCGATCCCTGCCATAACGCCCGTGCCGCCGCCGGTATTTTTAATGAGTGCCTGCAGCGTGCTTCCGGAAAGTTTGCCGGGCAACAGGCGCAACTGGCGGCCTTTTCATGCTATTACAGCGGCAATTTCAGGCGCGGATTTGTACCGGAAGGCCAGGCGCAAACCAGCTACGTCGAGCGGATTATGGCGGTAAAACCCACGCTTCCCACAAACACCGCCACGGCCATTACAGTGATCCCGAACGGCAAAACCCGCCCCGCCGTGAAGCCACCTTCCGCCGAAGAAAACAAGCAAACGCAATCAGGGGCGAAAATATCACAGCTCGGCAATACCACAACGATGGGAGTTAAGACACTACGAGGAGACTGA
- the dnaQ gene encoding DNA polymerase III subunit epsilon, with product MISTPTRQIVLDTETTGMNKLGVHYEGHRIIEIGAVEVINRRLTGRHYHVYIRPDRQVDPEAYNVHGISDEFLADKPTFAQVADEFLAFIRGGELVIHNATFDIGFMDYEFRMLKRDIPKTETFCTITDSLLMARRLFPGKRNNLDALCNRYEIDNSKRTLHGALLDAEILAEVYLAMTGGQTSMAFQMEGDTQQANASQDIQRIARPASAMKVVYASDDDLAAHEARLDLVVKKGGSCLWRA from the coding sequence ATGATCTCTACACCAACCAGACAAATCGTTCTTGATACCGAAACCACCGGTATGAACAAACTCGGGGTTCACTATGAAGGCCACCGGATTATTGAAATCGGCGCCGTCGAAGTGATTAACCGCCGTCTGACCGGGCGCCATTACCACGTTTATATTCGCCCGGACAGGCAGGTGGATCCCGAAGCCTATAACGTACATGGCATCAGCGACGAATTTCTGGCAGACAAGCCGACGTTTGCGCAGGTTGCCGATGAGTTTTTGGCGTTTATCCGCGGCGGCGAACTGGTGATCCATAACGCAACGTTTGATATCGGCTTTATGGATTATGAGTTCCGCATGCTGAAGCGGGATATCCCAAAAACCGAGACCTTTTGTACTATCACCGATAGTCTGTTGATGGCGCGCCGCCTGTTCCCGGGCAAGCGTAATAACCTGGATGCGTTGTGCAACCGTTACGAGATAGATAACAGCAAACGAACGCTGCACGGCGCATTGCTCGATGCCGAGATCCTGGCGGAAGTTTATCTGGCCATGACCGGTGGCCAGACGTCAATGGCATTCCAGATGGAAGGGGACACCCAGCAAGCTAATGCCAGCCAGGATATCCAGCGTATTGCGCGCCCAGCTTCGGCGATGAAAGTGGTGTATGCCAGCGATGACGACCTGGCCGCCCACGAAGCGCGCCTGGATCTGGTGGTGAAAAAAGGCGGTAGCTGCCTGTGGCGAGCTTAA
- the rnhA gene encoding ribonuclease HI: MLKQVEIFTDGSCLGNPGPGGYGAILRYKQHEKTFHTGYRLTTNNRMELMAAIVALEALTTPCEVILSTDSQYVRQGITQWIHNWKKRGWKTADKKPVKNVDLWQRLDQAIQHHTIRWVWVKGHAGHPENERCDELARAAAGNPTQDDVGYQPEA, translated from the coding sequence ATGCTCAAACAGGTAGAAATTTTCACCGACGGCTCCTGCCTCGGCAACCCAGGCCCCGGCGGCTACGGCGCTATTTTACGTTACAAACAACACGAGAAAACCTTTCATACCGGTTACCGCTTGACCACCAATAACCGGATGGAACTGATGGCGGCGATCGTGGCGCTGGAAGCGCTCACCACGCCGTGCGAAGTGATCCTCAGCACCGACAGCCAGTATGTGCGCCAGGGCATCACCCAGTGGATCCACAATTGGAAAAAGCGCGGCTGGAAAACCGCTGATAAAAAACCGGTGAAAAACGTTGATCTGTGGCAGCGGCTGGATCAGGCCATACAGCACCACACCATCCGCTGGGTGTGGGTCAAAGGCCATGCCGGCCACCCGGAAAACGAACGCTGCGACGAATTGGCGCGCGCAGCCGCCGGTAACCCTACCCAGGACGACGTAGGTTACCAGCCGGAAGCCTAA
- a CDS encoding class I SAM-dependent methyltransferase translates to MRPAHTLQKLNSPRSWGGLLWGEYYRDALERQLQPWWPKLFGFHLLKLGNLSAELATEKCAISHQVNVGLEGDNLQVIAAPYQLPFAAKSVDACLLAHTLSFADDPHRMLREVDRVLIDDGWLVISSFNPFSLLGLGKLVPGLRRRQPYASRMFTQMRLLDWLSLLNYEVLYQARFQVLPWHRLGGKFLSTHLPALGCMSVIVARKRTVPLTPVPMKVGARKPSLSRAVGATKSYRKLP, encoded by the coding sequence ATGCGACCAGCCCATACGCTACAAAAGCTGAACAGCCCGCGCTCGTGGGGCGGTTTGCTGTGGGGCGAGTATTATCGTGATGCGCTTGAACGGCAGTTGCAACCCTGGTGGCCGAAACTGTTTGGTTTTCACCTGCTGAAATTGGGTAACCTCAGCGCCGAGCTGGCGACGGAAAAATGTGCTATTTCCCACCAGGTTAACGTTGGCCTGGAAGGTGATAACTTGCAAGTGATTGCGGCGCCTTATCAACTGCCGTTTGCGGCAAAATCGGTGGATGCCTGCTTGCTGGCGCATACGCTCTCCTTTGCTGACGATCCCCATCGTATGCTGCGTGAGGTTGATCGGGTGCTGATCGACGACGGCTGGCTGGTAATCAGCAGTTTTAATCCGTTCAGCCTGTTGGGGCTGGGGAAACTGGTGCCGGGCCTGCGCCGGCGGCAGCCCTACGCAAGCCGGATGTTTACCCAGATGCGCCTGTTGGACTGGCTGAGCCTGCTTAACTACGAGGTGCTGTATCAGGCGCGTTTTCAGGTGTTGCCGTGGCACCGCCTGGGGGGGAAGTTCCTGAGTACGCATTTGCCGGCGCTGGGATGCATGAGCGTGATTGTGGCGCGTAAGCGCACCGTGCCGTTGACGCCGGTGCCGATGAAGGTGGGGGCGCGGAAACCTTCTCTTAGCCGCGCGGTGGGCGCGACCAAGAGCTATCGCAAACTGCCTTAG
- the gloB gene encoding hydroxyacylglutathione hydrolase: MNLISIPALQDNYIWLLDNQEGHCIIVDPGEAAPVLAALQRLQLIPDAILLTHHHHDHVGGVKQLVAQYPGLVVYGPQETADKGATQIVKDGDLLAINGRKYSVFAVPGHTLGHVAYYSAPYLFCGDTMFSAGCGKLFEGTAEQMYQSFQRIAQLPDETLICCAHEYTLSNLKFSRAILPEDRRIETYQQQVEATRAKQQPSVPTTLQLERKINLFLRCHDADLQKKLGFNSPPKQLHSVFSELRLRKDNF; the protein is encoded by the coding sequence ATGAATCTTATCAGCATTCCTGCCCTGCAGGATAATTACATTTGGCTATTGGATAACCAGGAAGGGCACTGCATCATCGTCGATCCTGGCGAAGCCGCGCCCGTGCTTGCCGCGCTCCAACGCCTTCAACTGATCCCTGACGCCATTTTGCTTACCCACCATCACCATGACCACGTAGGCGGCGTTAAACAGCTTGTTGCGCAATATCCCGGCCTGGTGGTTTATGGGCCGCAGGAAACCGCCGATAAAGGGGCGACGCAGATTGTAAAAGATGGCGATCTGCTGGCAATCAACGGCCGGAAATACAGCGTCTTCGCCGTTCCCGGGCACACACTCGGCCACGTGGCATACTACAGCGCGCCTTATTTATTTTGCGGCGATACGATGTTCTCGGCTGGCTGCGGCAAACTATTTGAAGGCACGGCGGAGCAAATGTACCAATCATTTCAACGGATCGCGCAACTTCCTGATGAAACCCTGATTTGTTGCGCACATGAATATACTCTTTCAAATCTTAAGTTTTCGCGGGCAATTTTACCGGAAGATCGACGAATTGAAACGTATCAACAACAAGTTGAAGCAACAAGGGCAAAACAGCAACCCAGCGTACCAACAACATTGCAATTAGAGCGTAAAATTAACCTGTTTTTACGCTGCCATGACGCTGATTTACAAAAGAAATTGGGTTTTAACTCTCCACCCAAGCAGCTTCATTCGGTTTTTTCCGAATTACGCCTGCGGAAAGACAACTTCTAA
- the mltD gene encoding murein transglycosylase D, producing the protein MKAKAIILASVLLVGCQSSRQDAPAPVQHAQSLSSAGQESEAGKYTENGRASSARWLDNNSGAAQQDLWNFISDELKMEVPENSRIREQKRKYLKSKSYLHDVTLRAEPYMYWIVGQIKKRNMPMELVLLPIVESAFDPHATSSANAAGLWQIVPQTGRNYGLKNNQWYDGRRDVVASTTAALDMMQRLNRMFDGDWLLTVAAYNSGEGRVMQALKANKRQGKPTNFWALSLPRETSIYVPKMLALSDIIKNSKRYGVRLPKTDETRALARVDVGQQIQLTQAAELAGLPISKMKAYNPGYKKGVTAPNGPHYIMVPKVNADQLKDSLVDVRIAASQPTTQLAKNSSVTSNTTYKVRSGDTLSAIAKRLNISTRDLQNWNNLHAKSTLKVGQNLQVASNSGSNSSITYQVRRGDSLASIAQRHGVNIDDVMRWNTMLGKGNSLQPGLKLTLFVNNKMSPET; encoded by the coding sequence ATGAAGGCTAAAGCGATAATACTCGCCTCAGTCTTGCTAGTCGGGTGCCAGTCGTCCAGGCAGGACGCGCCGGCACCAGTGCAGCATGCACAGAGTCTGTCTTCGGCAGGTCAAGAAAGTGAAGCAGGAAAGTACACAGAAAATGGCCGAGCGAGCTCGGCGCGGTGGCTGGATAACAACAGTGGTGCCGCGCAACAAGATCTGTGGAACTTCATTAGTGACGAACTGAAGATGGAGGTTCCGGAAAATTCCCGGATCCGTGAACAAAAAAGAAAGTATCTAAAAAGTAAGAGCTATCTCCACGATGTAACATTACGGGCAGAGCCGTACATGTACTGGATAGTCGGGCAAATCAAGAAACGCAACATGCCGATGGAACTGGTACTGCTACCCATAGTGGAGAGCGCTTTTGACCCACACGCCACATCAAGTGCCAACGCCGCAGGGCTATGGCAGATTGTACCGCAAACGGGTCGTAATTATGGTTTGAAGAACAATCAGTGGTATGACGGGCGCCGTGATGTGGTTGCCTCGACGACTGCTGCGCTGGACATGATGCAGCGCTTGAACCGCATGTTTGACGGTGACTGGTTATTGACCGTTGCTGCCTATAACAGTGGTGAAGGCCGCGTGATGCAGGCGCTGAAAGCCAATAAACGCCAGGGTAAGCCAACCAATTTCTGGGCATTGTCGCTTCCGCGTGAAACGTCAATCTATGTTCCGAAAATGCTGGCACTGAGCGACATCATCAAAAACAGCAAGCGCTATGGTGTTCGTCTGCCAAAAACAGATGAAACCCGTGCGCTGGCCCGTGTTGATGTTGGGCAGCAGATACAGTTAACTCAGGCGGCTGAGCTGGCAGGGTTGCCGATCAGTAAAATGAAGGCGTATAACCCGGGCTATAAGAAAGGCGTAACCGCACCAAACGGGCCTCATTACATCATGGTGCCCAAGGTGAATGCCGATCAGTTGAAAGACTCTTTGGTCGATGTACGCATCGCTGCTTCGCAACCGACGACCCAGTTGGCCAAGAACAGCAGTGTGACGAGCAATACCACGTATAAAGTGCGCTCCGGCGATACCTTATCCGCGATTGCTAAACGGCTGAACATCAGTACCCGGGATCTGCAGAACTGGAACAACCTGCATGCGAAGAGCACGCTGAAAGTTGGCCAGAACCTGCAAGTCGCCAGCAATAGCGGCAGCAACAGCAGCATTACCTATCAGGTTCGCCGCGGTGATTCGCTTGCCAGCATTGCACAGCGCCATGGCGTAAATATTGATGATGTGATGCGTTGGAACACCATGCTTGGCAAGGGCAACAGCCTGCAGCCGGGCTTGAAGCTGACGCTGTTCGTCAATAACAAGATGTCGCCGGAAACCTAG
- a CDS encoding endonuclease/exonuclease/phosphatase family protein gives MPKRTYAMRYVAGQPVERIFPGAMKLPLPLGAALPTAGALRVMVWNIFKQQRADWLSVLQSYGRDAQLVLLQEAQTTPELVSFATSHYQAADQVPAFVLPQHPSGVMTLAAAQPVYCCPLREREPFLRLAKSALITVYPLFNGQLLMVVNIHAVNFSLGVDVYSKQLGPIGEQIASHNGPVIMAGDFNAWSRKRINALYQFASDMALREVNFANDNRRTAFGRPLDFVFYRNLGVTGASVLVTRASDHNPLLVEFYPETDKPRW, from the coding sequence GTGCCGAAACGAACTTATGCTATGAGGTATGTTGCTGGCCAGCCGGTTGAGCGAATTTTCCCAGGTGCCATGAAGCTGCCGTTGCCGCTCGGTGCGGCCTTGCCAACGGCAGGGGCGTTACGCGTCATGGTATGGAATATTTTCAAGCAGCAGCGGGCTGACTGGCTTTCTGTACTGCAAAGCTATGGCAGGGATGCGCAGCTGGTTTTATTGCAGGAAGCGCAGACCACGCCTGAACTGGTCAGTTTTGCCACTTCGCACTACCAGGCGGCCGATCAGGTGCCTGCGTTCGTTTTGCCGCAGCACCCTTCTGGTGTGATGACGCTGGCGGCGGCGCAACCGGTGTATTGCTGCCCGCTACGTGAACGCGAGCCTTTCTTGCGCCTGGCGAAATCAGCGTTGATTACGGTGTATCCGTTGTTCAACGGCCAACTGCTGATGGTGGTTAACATCCATGCGGTGAATTTTAGCCTGGGCGTTGATGTTTACAGCAAACAGCTGGGCCCGATTGGTGAGCAGATTGCCAGCCACAATGGCCCGGTGATTATGGCCGGCGATTTCAATGCCTGGAGCCGTAAGCGTATCAATGCGTTGTATCAGTTTGCTTCGGACATGGCGCTACGTGAAGTTAACTTTGCCAATGATAACCGCCGTACGGCGTTTGGCCGCCCGCTGGACTTTGTTTTCTACCGTAATCTTGGGGTGACTGGCGCATCGGTATTGGTCACGCGCGCCTCGGATCATAACCCGCTGTTGGTCGAGTTTTATCCCGAAACTGATAAGCCCCGATGGTAG